The window CCTCCCTAGGGCTGAGCCTCTCCCCGACATGGCTCCAAGCTCCTTGGTCTTTGGTGCTTTCTTGAAATTCTCATGGTGGCAACAGAGCCCAGTGGGCAAGAGGTTCATCTCATGAAGTCCAGGGCAGGCTGTCCTTCCGTCTGTCCCAGGAGGAATGGGTGGGACTGGCTTAGTTCTGTCTCAACAGCCTGGCTGTTTATCTGTCCTTTCAGCTTCTGGCTCAAGCGGGCTCCGGGATTTCTCGTCTGTCTGCGCCAAGGCAGCCATTTGTGCTAGCTCAGAGCCTAATTCAGGCCTGGGGCCGTGCCCTAGGCCTCCTGGGGGAAGAAGCCAAGCTTGGCTAGTGACATTCCCTTCCGAAGCCTCATGATCTCCCAGAACATCGGCTCAgctgcagacagagagagagttcatGGTCACTTCAGGCAACTGCCCAGGCTTCCTCTGACTTAGGGCAGGGCAGTGGCGGAGCACCCTTTCTGCTTGGTCAGACATACACCCTCTGCCACACAGTTGTCCTCAGTTGGGCTTAGAACTACACTTCtatatttgcaaatatttccCCACCGTGACCCAGAGATATGAGCAGGGCCCAGGGCATCCCTGTGTCTGGAGAAGGAAGAACCCAGGAGGCAGGGAACCCATGTTTTGGTGGCcataaagaaggaagagtcacAGGAGAGACTCATCATAAAGAACCTTGAATGTCAAAGCCAGTAACAGGAATGCTGTCTCTGCTGGCCGTAAGGATCTCTAGGCAGCATGACCCAGATATGTGGAAGGTGCCAGATTTGCTGCCCCAGTGAAGCAGAACCCATCACCAAGGAGGATCGGGGACACTTTATTAATGTACAACACTTCCCTTTGCTGGCCTTCTACTGAAGGAACTGTAGGGatctgcctctgctgctgccagACAGCTAGTCCTGGAAGGCACTTAACCAGCCCCATTCGGCCCTATAGCCCTCCCGTGGGAACTATTCCAGAAAAGAACACTAGGGGGCACTCACCATCCTGCCGAACCAAGCCTTGCTGGATGTAGCGAATGTAGGTGAAGAAGTTGCACACGGCAGTGATCTGTGGGCAGAATGGAGAGGGTGTGTCCTACCAGACTCCCCATACCCTAGGGTCCCCTCCAAAAGCCAGTGGAGACCCTATCCTGGAACAGTAAGTCCCAGGTACCTGGAAGAGCCAGGGGgtgctctctgactctgttaGAGCTCGGCTTCCAAGGTTTAATTAACAGTTGCAAGACTCCCACAGCTCCTAAGAACAACTGCTGTAACTGTCTGTAAGCAATGCAGCAAGCGAGACACACTCACCATGCACATTTTGCCAGTGATAAAGACTGGTAGAGTGCGGAGTTAGGAAGTGGTCAAACTGAGAGAGGAAATCAGGTAGCCTGGGTCAGCATCCAAGCTTAGTCCCCTGTAGACCTGCTCCTTTTGAGCAAGGAAATCTGGGCCCACCAGACATAAACTGGGTACTGTGTGTAATTCCATGAAAGCCAATTAGAGTTGCTTTCCCAGGCTGCCTTGTCCCTAAGCTGAGAGCCCAGTATGGCTAGAGGCTTGTTCACTGCCAAGCTCTGGTGATCCTTCATTGGCACAGGTGCAGCCCCAAAGACTCTCATAGAGAAGAGGGGCTCTGTTGTTAGCCCAGAGGCCATCCCCAGGCCTGGCCCCACCTCACTGCTTCTGAGGGTTTAGGTGACGTTGAACCCATTGTGCCCCGTTTTGTGGCAGGAACACAAGGCCAGCTCTTTGGCTAGGATGGAAGGAGCTCCGAGCTCAGGACTCCCTCTGGATGAAGCCAAAGCCAAGCTCTGTCTTGGTTGGCCTCCTTTCCCTGCCTTGTCCTGCTTCCCTCACCCTATTGTAAAGTTCCAGAAATGCCCGTGCAGTCTCAGCATCTAGAAAACCAGCCAAGGAACAGGCAGCTGGGCCCACAAGAGTCCTTCTCCAGGATTCTGGAACCGGGAAGCTCTACATGTAAGGCACCCAGAGGCTGGCAAGTGAAAGAGACTGTAGGTAAGGTTGGCACTCTTGCTAGGCCTCCAAACCCATAGAAATTGccaagaggccagagagggtgcaGGGAACTGGAGATGGGGGAGGCTGCCAAAGGCAGGATGGTGTGAGAAAGCATAGGAGCAGCCAGGTGTGGCTGAGCCTGgtgctgggaaggggaaacaaggctgggggaggggagatggtgTAACTCTGATGCCAGGTGAGTAGCTGGCAGGAGATAACCACAAGAGGCTCCTGAGCACGGAGTGGCAGAGTGGTACAATTTCTTCCCAGGGCTGTGCTCTTGGTCAACACCTCATCCCTCAGTCTGTCTGAGCGAGAATCACATAGCAAACCATTAGACCCTCCTCAGCTCAGGTCTCTTCCACTACACAGCTTTGCCAGGCAGCACCGAACACCAAGatcacaataaaagaaaatgctgcATATAGTATTGCAAGACACAGGGTTCTGTTGACCTGTGGGTTGGGCTGGGAAGAGATAAAGGGGACTTGAGGTCACAGAACAGGCTCTGGGCACCCTGCAGATACAAAGTAGGAGCTGCCTACAGTTCAGTCCAATGACTCCATGTCTAGACTGTGTGGCCCCGGAGTACTCCTCACCCTATTTTTAAAGGTCATGTGGTAGAAGCTGAGGGTGTCCCTGGCTGACAAGGACCTTCCAGGACACATAGAACTGAATCCTACCGACAATGGCAGAAGCTTGGAAAGGAACCTACGTGAGCTGAGCTCTGACTGCAGGCTGCAACCTGGGCTGGGGTTGCCTGGTGCATCAGTGTCTAGTCTCCTGGCCCAGGAGAAAGGTGAGAGAATAAGAGTGTTTAACAGCCAGAcgcggtggctcacacctttaatcctagcactcaggagaggcagacatatttctctaagttcaaggtcagcctggtctatatagcaagtcctacaacagccagggctgcatagaaagaccctgtctcaaaacaaaacaaaacaaaaaagagtataTTACCTTTTGGATGGGGATATAGCCAACTGGTAGAGGGCTTACCTACCAtgcccaaagccctgggttcaatctctaacatggtaaaaaccaggcatggtataGAGTATGTCTATAATTacagtacttgggaagtggaggcaggaggatcaaagttcaaggtcatgtttAGTTGCAGAGCAACTGGGTTGTGAGAGGTTGTTATCTTAAGCCCCTATATTTAGGGTCATTTGTCACACAGCAATAGGAAAACAAGACATTTCTCCTGGCTGTGGTCAGGGTCAGTCTCTGCACCTCTGAGGAGAGTAGTTCAGGCTGTGCTTCCAGGCCAGCGGTCCAGAGTTTAGCCCCTGTGGTCCCAAACAAGCCGAGTGACACTTGTGAAGGTTGACTCACCCTGGCCCGGGATGACGGTGAGATGTAATAATGACTCCCGGAGTCCCCGAGGCGGATCCGGTGGTGGCAGGTACGGGTCAGTCCACTCAGGGCACACGTGctgaggagagcagaggaagtgTAAGGTGCCGAATGAGGCTCCCAGAGGCAGGGGACATGTACTAGCTAGAGGATACACATACAGTTAGCCCAGGAAGCAGATGGGAAGTAGGACCtggcctccccttccctctcctcccagcttCCAAAGGAGCCTGGGGCCAAACAAATTTGTGGGCTGGGGCAAGTGTCCTCAGGAAAGACCTTGAACACAGCTGGATCCATGCCTACTCCCCCACATCCCTACCTCCCACCCATGTTCCTTTCCCCACACAGGCAGAGGAGCTTGGTCAATCTCATATCATACCAAGTATAACAAAGCCTCCCTCTCTGCAGCCTCTAAAACTCACACCTTCATTCCTGGGGACCTTATGCCCAATCACCTCTTTCCCTAACTGAATTCTGCTCTGACTGCCTCCTATATCCACAACTAGCCCTGTGTCGTCCCCTGCCCACCAGGCCTCACTAAGAAACCCCTCCCATGCCACCTCTCTCCTCAGCCAGGTCTGGGAAACTCACTTAGCACCTTCAGCTACCCACATACTAGGTTTCTGTGGTCCTGAGCGCCCATCGTCCAGCCTCCCACTCGCAAAATTCACTCCTCCACTGGTCCCTGCCTTCATGATGAAGTCTAGAGCATCACCTACTGGGCTCCTTCCCCCACATCTGCACCTGGTTGCCATGTCCCCAGCCTACACCATTCCTTCTGCTTGAATTCCCTCAGCTTCTTCCAACCACACTCTTACTTTCTTTACCTTTCTTCTCTATGTTACAGCCAGGAGCGTCTCCAAAGGCCACGTCTAACTCATCTTTCCCCGTAGCTTCCCTATTGTCCAGGAAATACAGAATCCCAAGTAAAGGAGAGTTGATTGTGTTTGTTGCCTTTTCCTCACTGCGAGGCTGAACCTTCAGTGAAAGGTCACCAGAAAACTTTCTTTTAAGGTAACACATGCCGATGACCCCTAAAACGCCCACCTAGTGAACTGGTACCCTAAAGGGCACGGGTCCTTTATACTCTGGCCTCAAACAGCCCCTAGAGACTCAACCCCAGCTCCCCATCCATAGCTAGGTCCTGACGCTGAGGTGTTAACACTCCATCTTCCCTGGCCTGCATTCATTCTGTTCCCGCTGCCTGTAAAGCTGGCTCAGATGTGTCTTCTGTGTGGCCAGGCTTCCTTTGTGGGACCAGTCCCCCCAGGCCAGCTCTGGAATCCAAGGGCGGGGAACATGCCTAACCCTCAGTCCTTCCTTGACTGCTCCCTTCCTTTGCTACCCTGCTCAGTGCTGGCTGAGCAGGTAAACTGCCAGGGCCGTGTAATTTATTGGCCAGAGATAGAGCCAGCCACTAGCAGTCACTTATACGCCAAATCAGAGTCCAGATTCTCTGTGggacagaagaggagggagagggagcacGGACGACGCCAGCCAGAAGAGACACCCCAGTTGGCAGCAGGAATCTTTGTCAGAGATACTTCCTGGTCCTAAATGGGGACAGTGATGACTGTTCCTCTCTTGTTTACTGCTTtcgctttttttttaaagcaaggttttgtatagcccaggcttgtcctgaacttgctatatatagccaagaatgaccttcaacttttgatcttcctgcctctacctcccaagtgctgaaatcacAGACGTATGCCACTACGCTTGGTTTTACAAAGTGCTAGGGATGGCTTTCATGACTTTGTACATGCTAGTCAAGGGCTTATTCATCTCTTGGGAGTCCCTAGGCTAGGTCATAAACCACAGGAGACAGTCACTTTGAATGTTATTGTCCCCACCCACCCTGAGGCTCTATATCCTATCTAGACTCAGGGTCCTGTCCTAGTCCCCTAGGGTGCTGCCTGAGGCTCCATTCTGGACCTTCCCACCCAAGCAGGAGGGGCCCAGGGCACTAAGCTTACTTGGTGGTGTTCCATTCAACGGTGGGCACCTTCGCAGCGGGCAGAGTCTGTGAAGCCACAGGCTCGATGGTGAGTGTGTTGTCCTCCACAGCAGCCCGCACCATAGCTGAGAGCtgcagcagagcagggcagagccGTGAGATGCTGGGTGACTGGGAATTAATGGACGGGGTCCCCACCTGGCCACACCTTTGGACCCTTCAGTCCACCTCACCTCCTGCACTGTGAAGTCGAGGCAGGGACCCACATCCTCCCGGTATACCCTTTCCAGGAAGGGGCAGGCCTTATCCAGGGTAGGTGATGCCCTCCAAGCCTGGAACTCTGAAAATAGGGTCGTATCTACCTGCAGGGAAGGGGAGCCAAGTGGGGCAGTCAGGGATGAGAGTGAGCACCTCAGAGAAGGCAAGTGGAGAGGCGAGGAGGGAGATGCAGGAGGGCTCAGTGGGCCATCAGGCCTGTCCTCAGCAGCCATGCAGGGGAGCAGAGTCCAAGGGAAGAAGAGGTCCTGTCTGCCCTTTGCACCAAAGAATTTAGAACAACACAGTTTGTGTCTGGGCGTACATTAAGTTTCTTGGCACTGTAAAATGACAGACTTGGATCCAGGGCCTAGGCCTGAGTGCTGCTATTGACTCTGTTTGGAAGAAAATACCAAGAACAAGCCTGTAAGAACCCGTGGGTCCCCCACAGGAACCCATGGGTCTCTGGACATCTGGAATGCACATATAGGTACATGCACACAGGAGAGGACATTTCACAAGTTTCCCTGCTGCCCACTAGAGGAGGCAATGATGGCCTGCCCTGGGCTGCATGCACAATCAGCGAATcccagaggggagaggagaggtggccGCTAAAGGAGCCATTACCTGtcgggaaaaggagagagaggaagcagagttGGGGGCCGTGGGCGGCTCCCCAGATGGGAGCTGCCAGGTTGGCTCGTAGGTGAGGTGGATGGCCTTGCTGGGTATCACGCACAGCAGCAGGGAGAGTAGAGGGGGCAGCCCAGGCTGGGCCCGGGGATGggtagacagatggacagacagacatagagacaggaggaaggaggagatgtCAGTGTCCAATgagaagtcagtgctctgaaGGGGACTGAGAGGGTTTTACTTGCACTTTCCTATGAGCTCAGGAGAGAGTTCTGAGCTAGGATAGGCTTCAAGCAAGAGCCCCAGGAAGCTGGATCTCACCCCACGTCTATCCAGTGCTCACCAGATAcagcctgaactggtcttctcaTGTCCCCACAGTTCCTCCCCCTGAGGGGGACAGTGGGAATGCGGCATGTGAAGTGTTGGAAGTGCTAACAACTACCCAAGGACCTGTGGTCATGCCTGGACCaagcctccctcccccctttccctgctgaggcaggagagaaatgCTTTTCTAAGGTCATACTTGCCTCAGCACAGTGCTGAGGACCCTCGAGCACGTAAGTACAGGGTGGACTTAGACGACAAGACTGTAGCCACAAAACACCAGGTAGTCCCTTCTAGATGTCCAGTGGCACATGTCTGTCACTCTTAACATAGGAAGTGTATCTCTGAAGAGGTTTCCTGAGAGAGGACCCTCAGGTTCTCAGACTGCTCAAGGTCAGAGATTACCACCTCCTGCTTGGAATCGGAGGAGCCTGCCCACCCTTCACAGTTCAAGGGACCCAGAAGCCcagagagggaagagacaggtggTAGGTCCCACAGGAGGGGTCAAGCTGGCTCTTCAGAATGCTCACGTGGCTGGTTAAGCAGGATCACCCCTCCCTGTTGTGAGCCCACTATAGCCTGTGCCTCACCTCCTTGCCTTCTTTGTCTGGGGTAGGAATATGCCCTGCAGTGGGGCACACAACTGGGCAGAGGGAACTGCTGGTA of the Chionomys nivalis chromosome 8, mChiNiv1.1, whole genome shotgun sequence genome contains:
- the Rab3il1 gene encoding guanine nucleotide exchange factor for Rab-3A isoform X2, translated to MWSGPPQPDEGLPTGLSAVSVPWKNLGLSKGHRESPGSLVEASASRKEAQREEHSAAVPLDVSRLRSSSMEIREKGSEFLKEELYKAQKELKLKDEECERLCKVRAQLEQELEELTASLFEEAHKMVREANMKQAASEKQLKEAWGKIDMLQAEVTALKTLVITSTPASPNRELHPQLLSPTKAGPRKGHSRHKSTSSSLCPVVCPTAGHIPTPDKEGKEPGLPPLLSLLLCVIPSKAIHLTYEPTWQLPSGEPPTAPNSASSLSFSRQVDTTLFSEFQAWRASPTLDKACPFLERVYREDVGPCLDFTVQELSAMVRAAVEDNTLTIEPVASQTLPAAKVPTVEWNTTNTCALSGLTRTCHHRIRLGDSGSHYYISPSSRARITAVCNFFTYIRYIQQGLVRQDAEPMFWEIMRLRKGMSLAKLGFFPQEA